A window of Flavobacterium flavigenum contains these coding sequences:
- a CDS encoding LacI family DNA-binding transcriptional regulator — MITIKKIAELANVSPGTVDRIIHKRGQVSQENIDKVNAIIKKHGFKRNIFASNLASNKKCKIAVFLPKSEKLEYWGSQLSGIEKASEEFKKFGIELQYFLYDFESSLFQKMVAEVLDFECDGLLFSPIFHEESIAFLDEYKKKNKPVVMIDSDIKDKIDHYYIGQDAFKSGYLAGRLISFAVKNERNVLIVKIAKEIDNTSVYLQRIKGFYAFFEDHPELTNFSFSEMTIKEPDANLLNLEMFKNISSIFVPNSRAYVVAQFLDKHNIKGIRIIGYDLLKENITYLNSGIIDFLINQKPEEQGYMGINYLYKKIILQESLDPVHFIPLDIIVKENYR; from the coding sequence AAAATAGCAGAACTAGCCAATGTTTCGCCCGGAACAGTGGACAGGATTATTCATAAACGCGGCCAGGTATCGCAGGAGAATATAGATAAGGTAAATGCCATAATTAAAAAACACGGATTTAAACGGAATATTTTTGCAAGTAACTTAGCTTCTAATAAGAAATGTAAAATAGCTGTTTTTTTACCTAAATCCGAAAAGCTGGAATACTGGGGAAGCCAGTTAAGCGGAATAGAAAAGGCATCCGAAGAATTTAAAAAATTTGGTATCGAACTCCAGTATTTTCTTTATGATTTTGAAAGTAGTTTATTTCAGAAAATGGTGGCTGAAGTACTGGATTTTGAATGCGACGGATTGCTCTTTTCGCCTATTTTTCATGAAGAATCAATTGCATTTCTTGATGAATACAAAAAGAAGAACAAGCCTGTAGTGATGATAGATTCCGATATTAAAGATAAAATAGATCATTATTATATTGGGCAGGACGCTTTTAAAAGTGGCTATTTAGCAGGACGTCTTATTAGTTTTGCAGTAAAAAATGAGCGCAATGTACTTATAGTCAAAATAGCCAAAGAAATAGATAATACTTCTGTCTATCTGCAACGTATTAAAGGGTTTTATGCTTTTTTTGAAGACCATCCTGAACTCACAAATTTTAGTTTCTCTGAAATGACCATTAAAGAACCGGATGCGAATCTGCTTAATCTGGAAATGTTTAAAAACATCAGCAGTATATTTGTTCCTAATTCCCGTGCTTATGTTGTTGCGCAATTTTTAGACAAACACAATATAAAAGGAATAAGAATAATAGGTTACGATCTTTTAAAAGAAAATATAACCTATTTAAATTCGGGAATAATTGACTTTTTAATCAACCAGAAGCCAGAAGAGCAGGGGTATATGGGGATAAATTATCTCTATAAAAAAATTATTTTACAGGAAAGTTTAGATCCGGTACATTTTATACCGCTGGACATAATTGTAAAAGAAAATTATAGGTAG